CCCCAAGAAGTATAAGGCCCATTACAGATAATATAACTATAAGAAATGGTGACACTTTAATAATTTCGTATAATTTCTCTTTAAATGTATATTTGATTTCTACGTTTTCACTCTTTGGAACTAGATCCTTATTATTTCTTATCTTATAAAAAATATATAAACAAAGTACCAATGCCAAAATAACTCCTGGAATTATCCCTGCTATTAGTAAAGCAGAAATTGAAGTATCGCGAACAAGAGAACCAATAACTATCACAAAAAGACTTGGTGGTATTATAGGAGCAAGAGATGCACCACCAAGAATAGTAAAATTCGTCAATTTTATATTATAGCCTAGCTTTTCCATTTGCGGCAAAATTGATCGGCCAAGCATAGCAGCTACTGCAGCTGCAGACCCAGATAACGCACCAAAAATAGTGGATAAGCCAACTACTAAATAATACATTCTTCCTTTAATATTTCCAATCCACTTATCTAGAGCCTTTGATAATACATCGACCGATCCTGACCTAAATAATATCTCTCCCATCAAAACAAAAAGTGGTATTGTTACAAATGTTTCTGATGTAAGCGTTTCATATATACTATTACTGAACATTCCAAAACCGCGTGTTCCTAACGTAATTAATACACCTGAAATATTTGCGATAAGAAAAGCAATAAAAATAGGAATCCCAGTTGCCATCAGAACAAATATAAATAAAAAAGAAATCAGCAATATTGAATACCATTCCATTTCATACACTCCTTAGATTAGATTTAATATTATAAGCTCTTTTAATAAAAAGTAATAAAAAATGACAGGACGTCAATAATAAAGAAAAAGGTATAAATATAAAAACCCACCATTTTGGAATTGAAAATGCTCCTAGCGTTCTTATTTCTGTATCAAAAAGCCTAACAAGCTCTAAAAAAGTAATATGAAAAGTATAAATTATTATAAAAAATGAAATCGCGTACAATATTAATTGTATATAATTTCCAACTTTTTCAGAAGAAAAATCCAAAATAACTGAAATTGAAATATGTTCATTATTTTTAGTAACTTCAGGCATAGTTAACATTAAAGATGCACAAAATAAATAAGTTATTGTATCTGGCCCCCAAGAAGTAGGAGAAACAAAAAAATACCTCATCACGATTTCTGTACAAAAAACTATTACTATACCCCCTAACATCAATGAACCAATATTAAAAGAAAGATCCGAAATTAAATCTATCGTTTTTTTTATTTTTATATACATAAAAAACCTATAAAAAGAAAGTAGACTGTATTTTCAAAATACAGTCTACTAATTAATTTAATATGTCATACTTTCTGAAAGTGCTTTTTTTCTAAGCTCTCTAACAGAATCACCACTTAATTCTTCACCAACCTCCCATACACCTTGAGCCCAAAGTCTATCTAGTTCAGACGCTTCTTTATCACTAAATGACTCTATAGACATGCCATTTTTCAATAAAAAAGCCTCTTCCTTTACTTGCAATTCATCGAAATGTTGTACCGAATCAATTTCAAGTTGTTTTCCCGCTTCGATGAGAATATTTTGGGTATCTTTACTTAGTTCATTCCAACGATCTAAGTTCATAAAAATCATTAGACCCACCTGCCCAAATACAGGAGCAGTCATGTAATCTATAACCTCATGCCATTGTAAATCGCTAGCTCCAGTCAAACCCCATGCAGCACCATCAATCACACCACGTTGTAGAGCAGTATAAATTTCACTAACGGGCATATTTACCGGTGAACCGCCAAGATTTTTAATCATAGAGTGATATGAAACAGTTCCTCGGATACGGCGTCCTTCTAAACCAGGCTCACCTGTTATTTTATCTCTTAAATAAAAGCGAAAACCTTTGGTTCCTGTAGAAGGTGCAGCGATTAATTTCAACCCTAATTTCTGATACTGGTTATCAATATAATCAATAATTCCTTTTTCGCGTCGCTTAATAGGATCAACATCAATAGCATCAAGAGTTAAACCGACAGCTGTAGTACCTGAATGATATGCAGGATGAGTAAATAGGAAATCAAACACTCCTATTTGAACAGGTTGTAG
This genomic stretch from Marinomonas primoryensis harbors:
- a CDS encoding TRAP transporter small permease, with translation MYIKIKKTIDLISDLSFNIGSLMLGGIVIVFCTEIVMRYFFVSPTSWGPDTITYLFCASLMLTMPEVTKNNEHISISVILDFSSEKVGNYIQLILYAISFFIIIYTFHITFLELVRLFDTEIRTLGAFSIPKWWVFIFIPFSLLLTSCHFLLLFIKRAYNIKSNLRSV
- a CDS encoding TRAP transporter large permease, producing MEWYSILLISFLFIFVLMATGIPIFIAFLIANISGVLITLGTRGFGMFSNSIYETLTSETFVTIPLFVLMGEILFRSGSVDVLSKALDKWIGNIKGRMYYLVVGLSTIFGALSGSAAAVAAMLGRSILPQMEKLGYNIKLTNFTILGGASLAPIIPPSLFVIVIGSLVRDTSISALLIAGIIPGVILALVLCLYIFYKIRNNKDLVPKSENVEIKYTFKEKLYEIIKVSPFLIVILSVMGLILLGVATPSEAAASGVVGAIITSAIYRSCSVSMIWQSLKSSSKISIMIIIIVASSKLFSQLLSFSGATSGLINFVSDLSINDWIMFLVLMAIPFFLCMFIDQFAFLLLAIPLYEPIVKQFDFDPIWFWTIFLINLTVGSLTPPFGYTLFSLKGAAPNILISDIYKSAWPVVGIFILAMCIFSIFPEIITWLPSYL
- the dctP gene encoding TRAP transporter substrate-binding protein DctP, which produces MKNLNQEILILDLFQTFYKNNNTEVNIMNILKKTSNKILFLSVASLIQFGTISTLHAKEFSMLSSYAPNFAWHSEIVPDFIDLVKEKSDGKITFNIKGPDVVPAFEQLQPVQIGVFDFLFTHPAYHSGTTAVGLTLDAIDVDPIKRREKGIIDYIDNQYQKLGLKLIAAPSTGTKGFRFYLRDKITGEPGLEGRRIRGTVSYHSMIKNLGGSPVNMPVSEIYTALQRGVIDGAAWGLTGASDLQWHEVIDYMTAPVFGQVGLMIFMNLDRWNELSKDTQNILIEAGKQLEIDSVQHFDELQVKEEAFLLKNGMSIESFSDKEASELDRLWAQGVWEVGEELSGDSVRELRKKALSESMTY